One segment of Neobacillus endophyticus DNA contains the following:
- a CDS encoding LysM peptidoglycan-binding domain-containing protein — MGLLQLGTFKFDIDDLPDQLPLNSEQMISVYKYPGGIKDIQTFGAFDGPITFTGTFNYTAENKANQIDKMYRNGGSYVLKVSSFRSLSVVIVKFTPIYRSPYAIDYSIELEVLGNASPAPSTSGSSYGGSSSGNKTVTTPPKSNKPAPQRVYVVKKGDTLWGISKKYYGSGTQYSKIMSANKLKNTVIIPGQRLIIP, encoded by the coding sequence ATGGGATTACTTCAATTAGGCACTTTTAAATTTGATATCGATGATCTCCCTGACCAGCTCCCATTAAACAGCGAGCAAATGATATCGGTCTATAAATATCCTGGCGGTATCAAGGACATCCAAACCTTTGGCGCATTTGATGGACCGATTACCTTTACTGGAACCTTTAACTATACAGCTGAAAACAAGGCTAATCAGATCGACAAGATGTACCGAAACGGAGGCTCTTATGTCCTTAAAGTTAGTTCGTTTAGATCACTTTCAGTCGTCATAGTCAAGTTTACACCAATATATCGTTCACCTTATGCAATTGATTATTCGATTGAATTAGAGGTGTTGGGGAATGCATCTCCTGCTCCATCGACAAGCGGTTCAAGTTATGGTGGTTCTTCTTCAGGAAATAAAACAGTTACAACTCCTCCTAAAAGCAATAAGCCTGCACCCCAAAGAGTTTATGTAGTGAAAAAGGGAGATACGTTATGGGGGATATCAAAAAAATACTATGGCAGCGGTACTCAATACAGCAAAATTATGTCAGCCAATAAATTAAAGAATACAGTTATTATACCTGGCCAACGTCTAATAATTCCTTAA
- a CDS encoding phage tail tape measure protein, with translation MAEGSMMELAVSIKALDFFTGPLRSMVSSITAAEGKFNSLNNTMKLMGKSRAEIDALNASLNRMSDQKAFSSLASDLEKTGMARQDIAAMEGSYMRMAQYQRDMAAAQAEYTAGRDLAMSGVGNLATGAFGAFGLFEMVKKAGEFQANMTVIQDSTGASTKQMQAFGDAVMNTSAAVSKFNDMQVSQIAQKLTSGGFSNIKQAQSLLLPVSKYAEVQMYEHKSSDALQSTQQAIEMAHVFKNYDPKSFENFLNDFNKYSMMQPGDSSSLVQTLTYLAPKAQTLGMSQSDILGLSAVANRVGLTGSHGGTNAADMILRLIPGLVGGGPTKKGTPKAWAAMEKLGFVDKNGNSPFFDKNGKIVNLNGMLTTMINDGKKLNNKDLTQAYHDIFGSYGGNAASILANKTTLEQLTQMRKQLGHTKSMEQINADLQKTPEGQLNLLKSNGMSLMLRVGQQLAISLNPAIAQVNKLLGSMLKFSEAHPGVAKVIGDFALLSVGMVTTTGIVKIFAGSFKMLKGAFGMLKLTSEAGELTKFGAILTSGPLLAGIAAVAAGGYLIYKNWGTVGPFLKKTWSDLKNLAQGLFMIFTGTGGGKGIDLLQKLGFSKQSISTLMQAAGLINAAVKSVWNTMKSAWGGIVSFVKSIWPQVLQITRTVWPVVSQLISLYMENIWVEIKTVGTIIGATFKAIWTVLVPVVKYYWDLITNVIKVALDLLTGNWKKAMNDFKTLLTTASKDIGNIFKGLATAAFQWGKDVISGLINGVKSMVGNIGSTIKGIAGSISSSFKSALGIHSPSKVFMEHGKFIVQGLSMGIDNNAGMANKSTLKLAKGVSQSFNSNSGVAVGGGGAVEIHIHPHPHQRAEDIADMVIKKLGKSSRRVMMNAGTTVNMGAF, from the coding sequence ATGGCAGAAGGATCAATGATGGAATTAGCCGTTTCCATAAAGGCTCTTGACTTTTTCACCGGACCGTTAAGGTCGATGGTCAGTTCTATTACAGCAGCGGAAGGTAAGTTTAATAGCCTTAACAATACAATGAAGCTAATGGGTAAAAGCCGAGCGGAGATCGATGCTTTAAATGCATCATTGAATAGAATGTCTGACCAAAAAGCCTTTTCTAGTCTAGCGAGTGATCTAGAAAAAACGGGGATGGCAAGGCAAGATATAGCTGCAATGGAAGGCAGCTATATGCGAATGGCTCAATACCAACGTGATATGGCTGCTGCTCAAGCTGAGTATACGGCAGGTCGAGACTTAGCAATGTCGGGGGTTGGGAATCTTGCAACAGGAGCTTTTGGGGCATTCGGGCTTTTCGAAATGGTCAAAAAGGCTGGGGAATTCCAAGCAAACATGACTGTTATTCAAGATTCAACAGGGGCCAGCACAAAACAAATGCAAGCATTCGGCGATGCGGTCATGAATACATCGGCAGCTGTTTCTAAGTTTAATGACATGCAAGTTTCTCAGATAGCTCAAAAACTAACCTCTGGTGGATTCAGTAATATTAAACAGGCTCAAAGCTTGTTGTTACCTGTGTCAAAATATGCTGAAGTTCAGATGTATGAACATAAATCAAGTGATGCTCTTCAAAGTACACAGCAAGCAATTGAAATGGCTCACGTATTTAAGAACTATGACCCAAAAAGCTTCGAAAACTTTTTGAATGATTTTAATAAATACTCAATGATGCAACCGGGGGATAGTAGTTCACTCGTACAAACTTTGACCTATTTAGCTCCTAAAGCCCAGACATTGGGAATGAGCCAAAGCGATATTCTTGGATTATCTGCAGTAGCTAATAGGGTTGGATTGACTGGTTCACATGGCGGTACCAATGCAGCTGACATGATTCTGAGGTTAATTCCAGGACTAGTTGGCGGTGGCCCAACCAAAAAAGGCACACCTAAAGCATGGGCGGCAATGGAAAAGTTAGGGTTTGTAGATAAGAACGGGAACTCGCCATTCTTTGATAAGAACGGGAAAATTGTTAATCTTAACGGAATGCTCACCACCATGATAAATGATGGTAAGAAACTGAACAATAAAGACCTTACACAAGCCTATCACGACATTTTTGGGTCGTATGGTGGGAATGCTGCAAGTATCTTAGCTAATAAGACAACTCTAGAACAATTAACACAAATGCGAAAGCAATTGGGTCATACCAAGAGCATGGAGCAGATTAACGCAGATTTGCAGAAGACTCCGGAAGGTCAGTTAAATTTACTTAAATCCAACGGCATGTCCTTAATGCTTCGGGTTGGTCAACAATTAGCCATTTCCTTGAATCCAGCCATTGCACAAGTTAATAAATTATTAGGCAGTATGTTGAAATTTTCAGAAGCTCATCCAGGAGTCGCAAAAGTAATCGGGGATTTTGCTCTTCTTTCAGTAGGCATGGTAACCACAACAGGCATAGTCAAAATTTTTGCTGGCTCATTTAAAATGCTAAAAGGTGCTTTTGGTATGCTAAAGCTCACATCAGAAGCAGGAGAATTAACGAAATTTGGCGCCATCTTAACATCTGGACCACTTCTTGCCGGAATTGCAGCTGTAGCAGCAGGAGGATACCTTATCTATAAAAACTGGGGAACCGTGGGTCCGTTTCTCAAAAAAACATGGAGTGACTTGAAAAATTTAGCTCAAGGTTTATTCATGATTTTTACAGGAACCGGTGGAGGAAAGGGAATCGATCTCCTACAAAAACTCGGTTTTAGCAAACAGTCAATTAGCACATTGATGCAAGCTGCCGGACTCATTAATGCTGCCGTGAAATCGGTATGGAACACAATGAAATCGGCATGGGGTGGTATAGTCTCCTTTGTAAAATCCATCTGGCCACAAGTATTGCAGATTACTCGAACAGTTTGGCCTGTCGTTAGTCAGTTAATATCCTTATACATGGAAAATATTTGGGTTGAAATTAAAACAGTTGGAACAATTATAGGTGCAACTTTTAAAGCAATTTGGACGGTATTAGTTCCGGTGGTTAAATATTATTGGGACCTTATCACCAATGTAATTAAAGTCGCTTTGGATTTATTGACCGGTAACTGGAAAAAGGCGATGAATGACTTTAAAACATTATTAACTACGGCTAGTAAAGACATCGGAAATATTTTCAAAGGTCTTGCAACTGCTGCATTCCAATGGGGAAAAGATGTCATCAGTGGGCTTATTAATGGTGTTAAAAGTATGGTTGGGAATATAGGTAGCACCATAAAAGGTATTGCTGGAAGTATTTCTTCCTCATTCAAATCAGCATTAGGCATTCATTCTCCTTCGAAAGTGTTTATGGAACACGGGAAATTTATTGTCCAAGGTTTATCCATGGGTATTGATAATAACGCAGGCATGGCTAACAAATCTACACTTAAATTAGCTAAAGGTGTAAGCCAATCCTTTAACAGTAATAGTGGAGTAGCAGTTGGCGGTGGTGGAGCAGTCGAAATCCATATCCATCCGCATCCACATCAACGAGCAGAGGATATAGCGGATATGGTTATTAAGAAGCTTGGGAAATCCTCACGCAGAGTGATGATGAATGCTGGAACCACTGTTAACATGGGGGCGTTCTAA
- a CDS encoding phage tail sheath family protein, whose product MQFINNLNGLTVDDQYFMEVPVTQGGSDAPTGNIGLVGTFSRGPLNTPVLVTSYQQLVKQFGEVDSALALTGTLEARGIFKQGNANVYVVRIDGKTANASAAASVVLKDSQSTPGTVLTLTAATNGTWANSLNAVVSAGTLTGTFRIDLQYGDESESWDNLVIQQPGTPIAGAVLASTVFGTSSTQMGQSKLVYGTFPGTPNTNTPKAGTYTLTGGADGAGATTTDYIGANTGGVKTGLYALDSAPINLVVAAGQSDPTVNAALITNANTVTQSGGLPRIALITFPKGTAIGTLSSLLSSYNSDRAIAVYPWVQIAEPITSTTPTVSPLGYMAGLLAQLDPQKSTGNKTVYGILGADPSLIIGAQDLATMAGLQVNAIGVPTPAGPIGVRGGFSLDKSGVSNQLYVRRMKDYIDQTVFMVGGQFVDEPITDDLMRQVVQAVDNKIRPMKEPNSAQDKMIADYKIICDKTNNPDTSIAQNRLICDYAVKLLNMDRFMIFRTQIGSGVIITSAQGQ is encoded by the coding sequence TTGCAATTTATCAATAATCTCAATGGATTAACTGTAGATGATCAGTATTTTATGGAAGTTCCAGTTACACAGGGCGGCAGTGATGCTCCTACTGGAAACATCGGCTTAGTCGGTACTTTCTCAAGAGGACCATTAAATACACCTGTTTTAGTGACCAGCTATCAACAATTAGTCAAGCAGTTTGGAGAAGTGGATAGTGCTCTTGCCTTAACTGGAACATTGGAAGCACGCGGCATTTTTAAACAGGGAAATGCCAATGTGTATGTGGTCAGGATTGACGGAAAGACTGCGAATGCTTCTGCGGCAGCAAGTGTGGTATTAAAAGATTCTCAATCCACTCCGGGAACTGTTTTAACCTTGACAGCTGCTACAAACGGAACATGGGCCAATAGCTTGAATGCTGTTGTTAGTGCTGGAACTTTAACTGGCACTTTTAGAATTGACCTTCAATATGGCGATGAGTCGGAATCTTGGGATAACCTTGTGATCCAACAACCAGGCACTCCAATTGCCGGCGCTGTTCTTGCTTCAACTGTATTTGGTACAAGCAGCACTCAAATGGGCCAATCCAAATTAGTTTATGGCACATTTCCAGGCACTCCTAATACCAATACACCAAAAGCAGGTACTTATACATTAACAGGTGGCGCAGATGGTGCAGGAGCTACGACAACGGATTACATTGGCGCTAATACCGGTGGCGTGAAAACTGGTCTGTATGCTCTCGATTCAGCTCCTATTAACCTTGTTGTTGCAGCTGGGCAAAGTGATCCAACCGTCAACGCAGCTTTGATTACCAATGCCAATACGGTGACGCAAAGCGGCGGTCTGCCTCGAATTGCATTGATTACATTTCCGAAAGGAACAGCGATTGGTACTTTAAGTTCATTATTGAGTTCCTATAATTCAGATCGGGCTATTGCGGTGTACCCTTGGGTACAAATCGCTGAGCCAATCACTAGCACGACGCCAACCGTATCACCACTTGGTTATATGGCAGGATTGCTTGCTCAGTTAGATCCTCAAAAATCTACAGGTAATAAGACTGTTTATGGCATCCTTGGAGCGGATCCAAGTTTAATTATTGGAGCTCAAGATTTAGCAACGATGGCAGGCTTGCAAGTGAATGCTATCGGTGTTCCAACTCCAGCAGGACCAATCGGCGTAAGAGGCGGTTTCAGTTTAGATAAATCAGGTGTCAGCAACCAGCTTTATGTTCGACGTATGAAGGATTACATTGACCAAACAGTCTTTATGGTAGGCGGTCAATTTGTGGATGAGCCGATTACGGATGATTTAATGAGACAAGTCGTTCAGGCAGTGGATAATAAAATCCGTCCAATGAAAGAGCCAAATTCAGCTCAAGACAAAATGATTGCGGACTATAAAATCATTTGCGACAAAACAAATAATCCGGATACCAGTATTGCGCAAAATCGCTTGATTTGCGATTATGCGGTGAAACTCCTCAACATGGACCGTTTTATGATTTTCCGTACGCAAATCGGTTCAGGTGTTATCATCACAAGTGCACAAGGCCAATAA
- a CDS encoding HK97-gp10 family putative phage morphogenesis protein yields the protein MVERVTSFAELAAKLEEKTFLLKNNAQTAVATSAVKVQSTAKTKFGTYQPGVGGFPAWATLAEATIKQKERAGGGEDPLIGHYLSKSGGRAGGKLRGSILVQIGVMEATVGTNDKIGTYQEFGTSRIPPRPFLRPALYQNQSEIMMAFRKAMLDTLNGR from the coding sequence ATGGTTGAAAGAGTTACTTCGTTTGCAGAGTTGGCCGCAAAGTTAGAAGAAAAGACTTTTTTATTAAAAAACAATGCCCAAACTGCTGTGGCAACAAGTGCTGTTAAAGTTCAGTCCACAGCTAAAACAAAGTTTGGTACCTATCAGCCTGGCGTGGGTGGGTTCCCTGCATGGGCCACATTAGCGGAGGCTACGATTAAGCAAAAAGAGAGAGCTGGTGGTGGTGAAGATCCTTTGATTGGTCACTACCTAAGCAAATCAGGCGGAAGAGCTGGCGGTAAATTACGTGGATCCATTTTGGTTCAAATCGGTGTCATGGAAGCAACCGTTGGCACCAATGACAAAATAGGTACGTACCAAGAGTTTGGGACTTCAAGGATTCCGCCGAGACCATTTTTGCGCCCGGCTCTTTATCAAAATCAATCAGAAATTATGATGGCTTTCCGAAAGGCAATGCTTGATACGCTGAACGGTAGGTGA
- a CDS encoding phage adaptor protein, producing the protein MLLTDYVANVRTMIRDNNAASYIFQDSEIQSFIQAGALVYSRSRARRRPYTLALQSGVNQYTLPTDWITVDRESFNKAVGIKVVDLRQYAGFVLPTLNAAPSFNELDFVFYDQDQSLMISPAPMESATINFDYFAMHTISSTVCTIPVIDSHAVTLASASQALNTLAIDRGMKMQKYKIGQGLQIDDSEVAKRMQEQAKAYYDEFEQLVRYRPFGVMG; encoded by the coding sequence ATGCTCCTCACTGACTATGTTGCCAACGTCCGGACGATGATCCGAGACAATAATGCAGCATCGTATATTTTTCAGGATTCCGAGATTCAATCTTTTATTCAGGCTGGAGCCTTGGTTTATTCCCGATCTAGAGCACGAAGGCGACCATATACTCTGGCGTTGCAGTCTGGAGTTAACCAATATACCTTACCAACTGATTGGATAACGGTGGATCGAGAGAGCTTTAATAAGGCGGTTGGAATAAAAGTAGTCGATTTACGGCAATATGCTGGCTTTGTTCTTCCGACTTTAAACGCAGCTCCTTCTTTTAATGAGTTGGATTTTGTGTTTTATGATCAAGATCAGTCTTTAATGATCTCTCCAGCGCCTATGGAATCGGCGACTATCAATTTTGATTATTTCGCCATGCATACAATTTCAAGTACCGTGTGTACTATACCGGTTATTGATTCCCATGCTGTTACTTTAGCCTCTGCTAGTCAAGCACTAAATACCCTTGCAATTGACCGCGGAATGAAAATGCAAAAGTATAAAATTGGTCAAGGCTTGCAGATCGACGATTCAGAGGTTGCTAAACGGATGCAGGAACAGGCTAAAGCTTATTATGATGAGTTTGAGCAACTGGTTCGATATCGTCCGTTCGGGGTGATGGGCTAA
- a CDS encoding phage head morphogenesis protein: MGKFANGIRNILTTFINWLPEGANKSNNHTDHGNVSKTSPTLFDYDVFRLNWEKVYLLQDIDQMMKADTRLKRANHVFARTTVRRGLSVKVSSVVSEKLEQIAQEILDDFLKRVQLNSKLLPWTRSLLKDGELYLNPIIDLSKMRIQDVKNLPAITMQRNEDITGRFTDIKDAFRQIDPISREILTHFPLYSINHIRHDHEAGQLYGNSKYMTCLSFWKKLTMTEEDLVVRRRTRAVPRRLHSVGTKDNPGEWSDVKTYKEENKLDNPKVAAATTDFFGNGLTDIKDLNGDAHLDHIKDVEHLQEIYMIGTGVPLHLLGFGKNVNRDIVEDQKKQFEEDTQELRDLLEYGDDSPFSGLRALFELELNLNGIDPSLVDLNFLWSENGEDTVDKKVDRMIKLRSSQPDPLVSRRFALEYMGRDIGLENQEAIDAEIEAIKEEMDEAKKEQAIEATAINPVKPTTTNTNRSTMTGPGKATTDSKTKANPLHSKKIGQIEKSLANDIRSFFKAVFKQMKKDGLEAKLKEIEKLRPIHDSVTPIYLNELTIALEHKDEGCTCSHCLTDDKKKVNIHTLVDQKILKAFDEAWRTVEDDNTYSFQNSIINAYNAAGLFAFAEAAKQPGVGISFDFVHSGVKEDLEQNAGTRIKGIEETTRQMLGKQLSEAYTNGESTSQMMERIQSVMDIPDWRAEMISRTEISMAYNQSSLDAYTQAGVTQVRYMAVMDNRTCPKCASNNDKVFNIADAPAVPSHPNCRCTISSAD, encoded by the coding sequence ATGGGAAAATTCGCAAACGGGATTCGAAACATCCTAACCACCTTCATTAACTGGCTTCCAGAAGGGGCCAATAAGTCAAATAATCACACTGACCACGGGAATGTTTCCAAAACATCTCCTACACTCTTTGATTATGATGTATTCCGCTTAAACTGGGAAAAAGTCTATCTTTTACAGGATATTGACCAAATGATGAAGGCTGACACTCGTTTAAAACGAGCTAATCATGTTTTCGCAAGGACTACCGTTCGAAGAGGATTATCGGTTAAGGTTTCATCGGTTGTGAGCGAGAAATTAGAACAAATAGCGCAGGAAATATTGGATGATTTCTTGAAAAGGGTACAGCTTAATTCCAAGTTACTTCCTTGGACCCGTTCTTTGCTGAAAGATGGTGAGTTGTATCTAAACCCGATCATCGACTTATCCAAAATGAGGATTCAAGATGTTAAAAACCTTCCGGCTATAACGATGCAACGGAACGAAGATATTACAGGACGATTCACAGATATAAAGGATGCATTCCGCCAGATTGACCCGATATCAAGGGAAATACTAACACATTTCCCTTTGTACTCCATTAACCATATACGCCATGATCATGAGGCAGGCCAGTTGTACGGAAATTCTAAGTACATGACATGTCTTTCGTTTTGGAAAAAACTAACCATGACAGAAGAGGATTTGGTTGTTAGAAGACGGACGAGAGCAGTGCCAAGGCGCTTACATAGCGTAGGGACAAAAGACAATCCTGGTGAATGGTCAGATGTTAAGACTTATAAAGAAGAAAATAAGCTGGACAATCCGAAAGTTGCGGCTGCTACAACCGATTTCTTTGGTAATGGATTAACGGACATCAAAGATTTAAACGGCGATGCCCATTTAGACCATATCAAGGACGTTGAACATTTGCAGGAAATATATATGATCGGCACAGGCGTTCCTCTCCATTTGTTAGGTTTCGGTAAAAACGTAAACCGTGACATTGTGGAGGACCAAAAGAAACAGTTTGAAGAGGATACGCAAGAGTTAAGGGATTTACTGGAGTACGGTGATGATAGCCCATTCAGTGGCTTACGTGCCTTATTCGAGCTAGAATTAAACCTCAATGGCATTGATCCTAGTTTAGTAGATTTGAACTTCTTATGGTCTGAAAATGGCGAAGATACAGTGGATAAGAAAGTGGACCGTATGATTAAATTACGTTCTTCTCAACCGGATCCATTGGTATCGAGAAGATTTGCACTTGAGTATATGGGCCGTGATATCGGCTTAGAAAATCAAGAAGCCATCGATGCGGAGATTGAAGCCATCAAAGAGGAAATGGATGAAGCGAAAAAAGAGCAAGCAATCGAAGCGACTGCTATTAATCCAGTTAAGCCAACGACCACTAACACCAATCGCTCTACCATGACAGGACCTGGTAAAGCAACAACAGACAGTAAAACAAAAGCCAATCCTCTACACTCCAAAAAAATCGGGCAAATAGAAAAGTCCCTCGCCAATGATATTCGCTCTTTTTTCAAAGCGGTTTTTAAGCAAATGAAAAAGGATGGTTTGGAGGCGAAACTTAAAGAGATTGAAAAGCTAAGACCGATCCATGACAGCGTGACACCGATTTATCTTAATGAATTGACTATTGCGCTGGAACATAAGGATGAGGGCTGTACTTGTTCTCATTGTTTGACTGATGACAAAAAGAAGGTCAACATCCATACCTTAGTGGATCAAAAGATTCTAAAAGCCTTTGATGAAGCTTGGCGGACGGTTGAGGATGATAACACTTACTCGTTCCAAAACAGCATCATCAACGCTTATAACGCGGCAGGATTATTTGCTTTTGCTGAAGCAGCTAAACAGCCAGGAGTGGGCATTAGCTTTGATTTTGTGCATTCGGGTGTAAAAGAGGATTTAGAACAGAATGCAGGTACACGAATCAAAGGTATTGAGGAAACCACTCGTCAGATGCTGGGTAAGCAGTTATCCGAAGCGTATACGAATGGAGAAAGCACTTCTCAAATGATGGAGCGAATTCAGTCTGTAATGGATATTCCTGATTGGCGGGCTGAAATGATATCGAGAACAGAAATAAGTATGGCATACAACCAATCATCGCTCGATGCCTATACCCAAGCCGGTGTGACGCAGGTTCGTTATATGGCGGTCATGGATAACAGAACTTGTCCTAAATGTGCTAGTAACAACGATAAAGTGTTCAACATTGCAGATGCGCCGGCAGTACCTTCGCACCCGAACTGCAGGTGCACAATTTCAAGTGCTGATTGA
- a CDS encoding PBSX family phage terminase large subunit: protein MTKLKPAPFTFQPFSKKQMQVLTWWRDGSPVKDKDGIICDGSVRAGKTVVMSLSYIMWAMETFKDENLGMSGKTIGSFRRNVLTPLKRMLKSRGYRVKDHRADNFLTISYKGTTNYIYIFGGRDESSQDLIQGITLAGMFFDEVALMPQSFVNQATARCSVEGAKFWFNCNPEGPYHWFKLEYLDKLKEKKLTQLHFTMDDNLSLSERVKDRYKRMYSGVFYQRFILGLWVLAEGIIYDMFRDDPHVVQTIPECDYYYVTCDYGTQNPCVFLLLGRKGETVYIVKEYYYDGRNKGIQKTDSQYADDLEKFLKDTKAKHMYVDPSASSFIAEIQKRNIIKVRKADNDVLNGIRSVAKRLSNNQLFVHESCMNTRKEFASYVWDEKAAKRGEDKPLKENDHSLDALRYGIYNELELNKDVVTSEPVITTYDDIMSGSYFDNL from the coding sequence ATGACAAAGCTTAAACCGGCCCCATTTACTTTTCAACCATTTTCTAAAAAACAAATGCAAGTCTTAACCTGGTGGCGTGATGGTTCACCAGTTAAAGATAAAGATGGCATTATATGCGATGGTTCGGTTCGTGCAGGAAAGACCGTCGTGATGTCCCTTTCCTATATCATGTGGGCCATGGAAACGTTCAAAGACGAAAATCTCGGCATGTCTGGGAAAACCATTGGTTCATTCAGGCGGAATGTTTTGACTCCGTTGAAGCGGATGCTAAAGTCTCGCGGATATAGAGTAAAAGACCATCGTGCAGATAATTTCCTGACTATTTCCTATAAAGGCACCACCAATTATATTTATATCTTTGGTGGAAGAGATGAATCCTCACAGGACCTTATCCAAGGTATTACACTGGCGGGAATGTTTTTCGATGAGGTAGCTTTAATGCCTCAATCATTCGTGAACCAAGCTACTGCCCGTTGTTCAGTGGAAGGCGCGAAGTTTTGGTTTAACTGTAACCCAGAAGGTCCTTATCATTGGTTTAAACTTGAATATCTAGACAAGCTGAAAGAAAAGAAGCTTACTCAGCTGCATTTTACAATGGATGACAACTTATCATTGTCGGAAAGAGTAAAAGACCGATACAAGCGGATGTACAGCGGAGTTTTCTACCAACGATTTATTTTAGGGCTTTGGGTGCTTGCAGAAGGTATCATTTATGACATGTTCCGTGATGATCCTCATGTAGTTCAAACCATTCCGGAATGCGATTACTATTATGTTACATGTGACTATGGCACGCAAAATCCTTGCGTGTTTCTTTTATTGGGAAGAAAAGGAGAAACGGTTTACATCGTCAAAGAGTATTACTATGACGGTCGTAACAAAGGGATTCAAAAAACAGACAGTCAATATGCTGACGATCTCGAAAAGTTTTTGAAGGATACAAAAGCCAAGCATATGTATGTGGATCCGTCAGCTTCCTCGTTCATTGCTGAGATACAAAAAAGAAACATTATCAAGGTGCGAAAGGCAGACAATGATGTTTTAAACGGCATTCGGTCAGTCGCGAAACGTTTAAGCAACAATCAACTATTTGTCCATGAAAGTTGCATGAATACAAGGAAAGAATTCGCCTCTTATGTTTGGGATGAAAAAGCAGCTAAACGAGGCGAGGACAAGCCTTTGAAAGAGAATGATCACAGCCTCGATGCACTTAGGTACGGAATTTATAACGAATTAGAACTAAATAAAGATGTGGTTACATCTGAGCCAGTCATTACAACTTACGATGACATTATGAGTGGTAGTTATTTTGATAATTTATAG
- the terS gene encoding phage terminase small subunit, whose translation MNWDEIRKEYESSDITLNALAEKYDVKIGTLKSRKSREGWSRGSPKKDATKNKKVATIQKDATSKKPINRGGNPNPVKKFTKRNQAAVKHGFFAKFLPAETLEIMESMNERSTADLIWDQIQIQYAAIIRAQQIMFVRDQDDMTREIKKEKSSMNGEETEYEIQFAWDKHATFLNAQSRAMSELRSLIKQFNELAHEDDERRLKLEQMQMGIEKTKAEIARVKGDPEEEFEDDGFLDALNGKVSEVWGDDKA comes from the coding sequence GTGAATTGGGATGAAATAAGAAAAGAATATGAATCCTCTGACATTACATTAAATGCACTTGCTGAAAAGTATGATGTAAAAATTGGCACATTAAAAAGCCGGAAAAGTCGTGAGGGATGGTCTAGAGGTTCACCGAAAAAGGATGCAACCAAAAATAAAAAAGTTGCAACTATACAAAAGGATGCAACCTCCAAAAAGCCAATAAATAGAGGCGGGAACCCTAATCCGGTTAAGAAGTTTACAAAACGAAACCAAGCCGCTGTGAAGCACGGTTTCTTTGCCAAGTTCCTTCCTGCTGAAACATTAGAAATCATGGAGAGTATGAATGAGCGTTCCACGGCAGATTTAATCTGGGATCAGATTCAAATTCAATATGCTGCCATCATCCGAGCGCAACAGATCATGTTTGTTCGAGATCAGGATGATATGACTAGAGAAATCAAAAAAGAAAAGTCCAGCATGAATGGTGAAGAAACGGAGTATGAAATCCAGTTTGCTTGGGATAAACATGCTACTTTCCTTAACGCTCAATCAAGAGCCATGAGCGAATTAAGAAGCCTAATAAAACAGTTTAACGAATTGGCGCATGAAGATGATGAGCGTCGATTGAAGCTGGAGCAAATGCAAATGGGTATCGAAAAGACAAAAGCTGAAATTGCTCGCGTTAAAGGTGATCCAGAGGAAGAATTTGAAGACGATGGCTTCCTAGATGCTTTAAATGGAAAGGTTAGCGAGGTGTGGGGAGATGACAAAGCTTAA